Proteins from a single region of Gammaproteobacteria bacterium:
- a CDS encoding septum formation initiator family protein, translating to MTRVTAAILLSLFAALQYRLWVADGGLSHTHRLKSLIAAESAEVAQMRARNAALDAEVSDLHAGLEAVEARARSTLGMIKSDETFYLVVSR from the coding sequence ATGACGCGTGTGACGGCAGCTATTTTACTATCGCTGTTCGCTGCCCTGCAGTATCGACTGTGGGTGGCGGACGGTGGGCTGTCGCATACGCATCGTCTCAAGTCGCTGATCGCCGCCGAATCGGCGGAGGTGGCGCAGATGCGTGCGCGCAATGCCGCGCTGGATGCCGAAGTCAGCGACCTGCACGCGGGGCTCGAAGCGGTCGAGGCGCGCGCCCGCAGCACGCTGGGCATGATCAAATCCGACGAGACGTTCTACCTCGTCGTTTCACGCTGA
- the ispD gene encoding 2-C-methyl-D-erythritol 4-phosphate cytidylyltransferase, protein MASTPRYWAVVVAAGSGSRMAADRPKQYLPLAGRCVIEWSLEPFLGCDWIAGIVVVLAAADHEFEKLPVSRDGRVFSVGGGASRAESVLCGLRWIEARLAKPHDRSYVLVHDAARPCLRREDLDRLRDQASNVDGGLLATPVTDTLKREAQSRVDETVSRDALWRAQTPQLFELPRLVQALEVAASSGLAVTDDASAMEAIGAQPHLVRGSGSNIKITHAEDLALAEFWLRQLGRLP, encoded by the coding sequence TTGGCAAGCACGCCTCGCTACTGGGCCGTGGTCGTGGCCGCCGGCAGCGGCTCGCGCATGGCCGCCGATCGCCCCAAACAGTATCTGCCCCTGGCCGGACGCTGCGTCATCGAATGGAGTCTCGAGCCCTTTCTGGGCTGTGACTGGATCGCCGGTATCGTGGTGGTGCTGGCCGCGGCGGATCACGAGTTCGAAAAACTGCCGGTCAGTCGAGACGGTCGGGTGTTCAGCGTCGGCGGTGGTGCCAGTCGCGCCGAATCGGTGTTGTGCGGACTGCGCTGGATCGAAGCCAGGCTCGCCAAGCCGCACGATCGCAGCTATGTCCTGGTACATGACGCCGCGCGGCCGTGCCTGCGTCGAGAGGATCTGGATCGCCTGCGCGATCAGGCCAGCAATGTCGACGGCGGTCTGTTGGCAACGCCGGTGACCGATACGCTCAAGCGCGAAGCGCAATCCAGGGTGGACGAGACCGTCAGTCGCGATGCCTTATGGCGCGCGCAGACGCCACAACTGTTCGAGCTGCCGAGGCTGGTTCAGGCACTGGAAGTGGCGGCATCCAGCGGGCTCGCCGTGACCGACGACGCCAGCGCGATGGAAGCGATCGGCGCGCAGCCGCATCTGGTGCGCGGCAGCGGGTCGAATATCAAGATCACGCACGCTGAGGATCTGGCGCTGGCCGAGTTCTGGCTGCGTCAACTGGGGCGGTTGCCCTGA
- the ispF gene encoding 2-C-methyl-D-erythritol 2,4-cyclodiphosphate synthase yields the protein MFRIGQGFDLHRLQPGEGVTLGGVYIACDYAIVAHSDGDAAIHALCDALLGAAALGDIGHYFPDTDPEFAGADSRVLLREVVKTLAQAGFRPVNVDLTIVAQVPKLAPYIVTMRQRLCEDLGVDIGAVSVKATTHEGVDAIGEKRALSAHAVTLIAADM from the coding sequence ATGTTCCGTATCGGCCAAGGTTTCGACCTGCATCGCCTACAGCCCGGCGAGGGCGTGACGCTCGGCGGTGTCTATATCGCCTGCGACTACGCGATCGTCGCGCATTCCGACGGCGATGCCGCGATCCATGCCCTGTGCGATGCTCTGCTGGGCGCAGCCGCGCTTGGCGACATCGGCCACTATTTCCCGGACACCGACCCCGAGTTCGCCGGCGCGGACAGCCGCGTGCTGCTGCGCGAGGTGGTCAAGACACTGGCGCAGGCCGGGTTTCGGCCGGTCAACGTGGACCTCACGATCGTCGCGCAGGTCCCCAAGCTGGCGCCCTACATCGTCACGATGCGGCAGCGCTTGTGCGAGGACCTGGGCGTCGATATCGGCGCCGTCAGCGTCAAGGCGACTACGCACGAAGGCGTCGACGCGATCGGCGAGAAGCGCGCACTGTCGGCGCACGCCGTGACCCTGATCGCTGCCGACATGTGA